One part of the Denticeps clupeoides chromosome 8, fDenClu1.1, whole genome shotgun sequence genome encodes these proteins:
- the nog2 gene encoding noggin-2: MGFSFQTLLAVLLSAHLGSSQHYLRLKPSPSDNLPVPDLKEDPNPEYDPREQDLAERALRKKLGSGFDPHFMSVAAPAHSNVSRPETRAPGPMPGEIRKLDLSETPYGKRVRVGKKARRKFLQWLWTYTRCPVVYAWKDLGARFWPRYIKEGTCFSERSCSFPEGMSCKPAKSVSKTFLRWYCQGFLRQKYCTWIPVQYPIISECKCSC, encoded by the coding sequence atgggcTTCTCGTTCCAGACGCTCCTCGCCGTGCTGCTCTCCGCTCACCTGGGCTCCTCCCAGCACTACCTGCGCCTCAAGCCCTCGCCGAGCGACAACCTGCCCGTGCCGGACCTGAAGGAGGACCCCAACCCGGAGTACGACCCGCGCGAGCAGGACCTGGCGGAGCGCGCGCTGCGCAAGAAGCTGGGCAGCGGCTTCGACCCGCACTTCATGTCCGTCGCCGCGCCTGCGCACTCGAACGTGTCGCGCCCGGAGACGCGCGCGCCCGGCCCCATGCCGGGCGAGATCCGGAAGCTGGACCTGTCGGAGACCCCGTACGGGAAGCGCGTCCGGGTGGGCAAGAAGGCCCGCCGGAAGTTCCTGCAGTGGCTGTGGACGTACACGCGCTGCCCCGTGGTGTACGCGTGGAAGGACCTGGGCGCGCGCTTCTGGCCGCGCTACATCAAGGAGGGCACGTGCTTCAGCGAGCGCTCGTGCTCGTTCCCCGAGGGCATGTCCTGCAAGCCCGCCAAGTCCGTCAGCAAGACCTTCCTGCGCTGGTACTGCCAGGGCTTCCTGCGCCAGAAGTACTGCACGTGGATCCCGGTGCAGTACCCCATCATCTCCGAGTGCAAGTGCTCGTGCTGA